In Acidimicrobiia bacterium, the DNA window GCTCGTCGAGCTCCGCGAGCACGACGTCGGGGACGGGCACGCCGTTGGCTTCGCGGTCGCGGCGGCACTCCGCCTCGCGGTCGCCCGGCACGAGCACGCGCTCCGCACCTTCCATCGGCTCAGAGCTGCGCAGCGCGTCGAGCATCGCGTTGAGGTCGCGCCGGAACGTAGCCGGTTCGGCGAAGGCGTCGATGCGCAGCGCCACAAAGGTGTGCGCGGCCTGCGTCGTATGCACCGGCAGCAGCTTGCTCCAGCCGGTGCCGGTGAGGATGCCGGTGAGCACGTCGACGGCGGTGGAGAGCGCGTAACCCTTGTGCGACGAGCCGGCCGGTGTGCCGCCGAGCGGGGTGAGCCCGCCTTCCTCGATGACGACAGCGGGATCGAGGGTCGGCGCGCCCGCGCCGTCGACCGCCCAACCCGGTTGCAGCGATCCCTGCGTTCGGAGCGCGTGTTCGATCCGACCGAACGCAACCGTGCTGGTGCTGACATCACAGACGAACGGACGGTCGTCGCCGGTTGGCGCGGCGACGGCGATGGGGTTGGTGCCGAGCATCCGTTCCCGGCCGAACGTGGGCACGACCCACGGTGACGCGTTGGTCGTGACGATGCCGATCATCCCTGCGTTCGCGATGCGCAACGCGTACAGCGACGCCGCGCCGAAGTGCCGGCCCTCCCGTACCGCGATCGCGCCGATGCCGGCGTCGCGTGCCTTCGCGATCGCGAGATCGGTCGCGCGCGTCGAGGTGACCGGGCCGAGAGCGCCGTGCCCGTCGACGAGCGCGGTGGCGACCGATTCGCGGATCACTTCGAAGGGCGCGCTCGCCCTGACGTGACCGGCGCGGAGTCCGGGCACGTAACCGGGATGGCCCACGAGATGGGCGATGCCGTGCGTGTCGAATCCGAGGAGGTCCGCCTCGACGAGCACCGCCGCCGCCGGCCGCGCGTCGCCGGTGGGAACCGCGAACGATTCGAATGCAGCGGCGGCGAAGGCGCGGAGCGACTCCGCCGCTACCGTTGACCCGTCACGGCAGGCCGGCGTGCGGGACGTCGACCCGCATCATGCGGATCACGCCCGTCGCCTTGCCCGCGATCTCGTTCTCGTTCGCACTATCCGCCGAGACGATGAACAGCGTGCAGCCGTCGTCACCACCGAGCGCGCACGCGTAGGTGCCCTGGCCGACATCCACACGGTCCGTGATCTCGCCGCCTTCCCGGACGCGCAGCACGTCGGTTCCGGTTGCGTTCGCGAACCAGATCGCACCTTCGGCGTCGAGCGTGCAGCCGTCGGGTGCGGTGCCCTCGACCTGCGCCCAGGTGCGGCGATTCTCGAGCGTGCCGTCGGAGCAAATGTCGAACGCGGTGTAGCAACGACCGAACGACTCCCCGACGATGAGGGTGCGGCCGTCGGGCGTGATCACACTCCCGTTCGGGAATGCCATGTTTTCGGCAGCCACCTCGACGGTGCCGTCGGGCCGTACGAGCGCGAGCGCGGCATTCTGTGGCGTCCCCCTCGCCCAGATCTCGAAGCCGAAGTTCCCGACGTACGCGTTGCCGTCGGCCGCGACGACCATGTCGTTGCAGCGGCCGGTCGCGATGCCGGAGAGGTCGGCGTGCTCGACGATCGAGCCGTCGTGCTCGACGCGCATCACCAACTTCGCGCGCATCGACACCACGAGGAGCCGGCCGTCGGGCAGCCAGCCGAGGCCGCTCGGGTGGTCGTCGAGCTCGAGCACTGTGTCGCGCTCGCCGTCGACGGTGACCGCGGAGACGCGGTGCTGGTAGAAGTCGGAGTACCACAGCCGGCCGTCGTGCCACCGTGGTCCTTCACCGAAGTCGAGACCAGTGATCAGCGTCTGCAGTTCGGCCATTCCGACACTCCTCTCCCCGAACGGGCCCACCATCATCCCGCATCTAGGGTGACCCGCGGTGAGCCCGGTCCCATGGCGCTGCGTCATCTCGTTCCTCACGGTCATGCTCGTGGTGCTCACCGCTTGCAGCAGCGGCGGCTCACCGGAGGCAAGCAGCAAGCCGTCGACAACACCTGAGTCCGGCACGCAACCGGGGTCTTCCGCTGGTAGTTCGTGCGACACACCGAACGTGACGGTGAGCGGGTCGCCGGGCCAGAGCACATTCGCGACCGACGCCAAGTTCGTGACCGCGCTGGCGTGGGCACCCGACGGGCGGCTCTTCTTCGCCGAGCGCGCCGGCACGATCAAGATCGCGAGCGGAAGCACGGTCAAGGAGTTCACGACCGTCCGCACGGTCACCGGCGAGAAGAGCGGCTCCTACAGCGAACGCGGGCTGCTCGGACTCGCGTTGAGCCCCGACTTCTCGAACGACCATTTCGTGTACGCCTTCTCCTCGCGCGACGACTACTCGACCCAAGTGGTTGCGCGCTTCACCGAGTGCGCGGGTGAGGCTCGCGACGAGACGACGCTCGTGACGTTGCCGTCGGGCGCCGACTGTTGCCACAAGGGAGGGCGCCTCGCGTTCGGGAAGGACGGCAAGCTCTACGTGACCCTCGGCGACGAGCACTCGGTGGCCAAGAACACCGTGGGCAGCACGTCGTCGATCCCGCAGGATCCGAACGACGTCCGCGGGAAGATCCTCCGCTACGAGCCCGACGGGTCGATACCGAGCGACAATCCGTTCGGCGCCGACAGCCCGGTGTGGGCGACGGGCTTCCGGAACCCGTTCGGCATCGCGTTCGACACGGACGGCGGCACGTTCGCCACGTCGAACGGGCCGACGGGCGACGTCGGCGCGCCGCGCACCGGTTACGACCTCGCGTTCCGCGTGGAAGCCGGTGGCCGGTACCAGTGGCCTGCGTGCTACGGCTACTCGCACCTGCTGCCGGGCGCGTCGTCATGCCTCGGCCGCCCCGAACCGGAGTGGAGCAGTGAGGAATCGACGATCGTCCCGACCGGCGCCACATGGGTGGACCACAAGGGCCCCGCCCCGTACGCGGGTCACTTCGTGTTCTGCAGCGCGAGCGGGATGCGCGTGTTCATTCCCGGCTCGCCGCACGCGACGCTGCGCGACGGCCCGAAGGAGTGCCAACTCGACGTGAAGGAAGGGCCCGACCACGCGCTCTACTTCTCGGACGAGACGAAGATCTACCGCCTCGGTGGGGCATGATCACCCACCGGTCGTCAGGCCGTGATGCCGGCGATCGGCATCGTCGCCCAACCAACTTGGAACTCCGACGCCTCGCGCACGAGCTCGGTGTCGTCCACCTCGTATCGCGGGAACCGCGCCAGGAGCTCCTGGATCATCACGACGCCTTCGAGGCGCGCGACATGCGCGCCGATGCACACGTGCACGCCGTGACCGAGTCCGAGGTGACGCTCCATGCGGCGCGTCACGTCGAACCGATCCGGTTCGGCGAACTCGCGCTCGTCGCGGTTCGCGGAGATGAGCATGAGCACGACTCGCTGCCCGGCACGCATGTGCTCGCCGGCAACCTCGGCGTCGTCGAGCAGCGTGCGACCGACGAATTGGAGCGGGAGCTCGTAGCGCAGCATCTCCTCGAAGGCCGCGGTCGCGAGCGCCGGATCGGCGACGATCCCCGCGCGCTGCTCCGGGTTGCGCCACAGCCGGTACGCGCCACCGGCAACGACCTTCGGCAACGTCTCGGTGCCGCCGATGAAGAGCGTGACGAGCTGATCGACGATCTCCGCGTCGT includes these proteins:
- a CDS encoding PQQ-dependent sugar dehydrogenase, which codes for MSPVPWRCVISFLTVMLVVLTACSSGGSPEASSKPSTTPESGTQPGSSAGSSCDTPNVTVSGSPGQSTFATDAKFVTALAWAPDGRLFFAERAGTIKIASGSTVKEFTTVRTVTGEKSGSYSERGLLGLALSPDFSNDHFVYAFSSRDDYSTQVVARFTECAGEARDETTLVTLPSGADCCHKGGRLAFGKDGKLYVTLGDEHSVAKNTVGSTSSIPQDPNDVRGKILRYEPDGSIPSDNPFGADSPVWATGFRNPFGIAFDTDGGTFATSNGPTGDVGAPRTGYDLAFRVEAGGRYQWPACYGYSHLLPGASSCLGRPEPEWSSEESTIVPTGATWVDHKGPAPYAGHFVFCSASGMRVFIPGSPHATLRDGPKECQLDVKEGPDHALYFSDETKIYRLGGA
- a CDS encoding SMP-30/gluconolactonase/LRE family protein, which produces MAELQTLITGLDFGEGPRWHDGRLWYSDFYQHRVSAVTVDGERDTVLELDDHPSGLGWLPDGRLLVVSMRAKLVMRVEHDGSIVEHADLSGIATGRCNDMVVAADGNAYVGNFGFEIWARGTPQNAALALVRPDGTVEVAAENMAFPNGSVITPDGRTLIVGESFGRCYTAFDICSDGTLENRRTWAQVEGTAPDGCTLDAEGAIWFANATGTDVLRVREGGEITDRVDVGQGTYACALGGDDGCTLFIVSADSANENEIAGKATGVIRMMRVDVPHAGLP